The Streptomyces cyaneogriseus subsp. noncyanogenus region CAGGGCCCCCAGCAGGTCGAACTCGGGGCGGCTCAGGCCGGCCCGGCGCAGCGGGGCGTCCTCGGCCTGCTGGAGGAGGGCGGCGCAGCGGTTGATGCGGCCGATGATCTCCATGGGTCCGGTGTCGAGACCGGGGCGGACGGCCCGCCACTGCCGGACCACCGCGGCCACGGTGTCCCCCGCCGCCGTACCCGCCCCGGTGCCCTCGTCCACCGGGCGCCCACCGCTTGCCGTCATGGCCGTACGTCCTCCGTCGTCGTCCCCGTGTCCTGGTCCGGCCGCGCCGCCCCCGCGTCGGTCCGGCGGCGGACCATGGCCGCGAGCGTACGGTGTCCGGCCTGCTCGGCGCGCACCACCCTCTCCTGGGGCAGCGCGCGCTGCCACCACTCACCGGCCGCGGCGTCGGCGGTGGCCCGCAGTTCGACCAGCGCGGCGGCCAGGGCCCGGTGGGCGGCGTCCAGGGCGCCGGGCGCCGCATGGGGCTCGGCCAGCAGGCGGGCGGCGCGCTCCCGGGCGCGGTCCGCGGCGGCCACCGCCTCCTCGACGCGGTCGCCCGCGCGCCGGTTGGTGACGGCCACGGCGGCGGCGAAGCCGACCAGCGCGCCGACGAGGGTGTCGACGATCCGCTCGGTGATCAGCACACCCGGTTCCTGGTAGCCGGTGAACTCGGTGATGAGCAGCGCCATCGGGGTGACGCAGAGCGTGCCGAGCCAGTAGTTGCGGCTGATGAGCGCCTCGGCCCCGAAGGCGAACAGCAGACAGCACAGGACCAGGGCGGCCTGGCCGAGGTGGGCCAGCGGGGCCACGGCGGCGAAGACGAGGGCTCCGCCCAGGTTGCCGACGACCCGCTGGACGGTCCGGCTCCAGGTGAGGGTGAGGTTGGCCTGGTAGAGGGCGGCGGCCGTGACCAGGGCCCAGTAGGGGCGGCCGATGCCGAGGGCGAGCGAGGCGTAACCGGCCAGGGCGCAGCCGAGGGCGGTGCGCACACCGAGCGGGGCCAGCGGGACGAGACGGTGCCACAGGGGCACGGGGCGGGCGCCGAGCTCGGCCGCCACGCCGAGGAGTTCGTCCGCGGCGGCCCGGGAGTCGCCGGTGCGCGGGTCGCCGGTCCGGGGGACGCGTCCGGTGCCGCGCAGGGCGCGGGCCCAGGTGCGCAGCCGCTCCGGGTCGGCGTCGGAGGGCGCGGCGAGGGCGACCTCGGCGCGGACGACGAGCCGCTCCAGGGCGTGCCGGGTCGCGGCGCGGGCGCCGTCGGCCGGCAGCGACAGCAGCGTCTGCCAGGCGGCCTGGACGGCGGCGTATCCGGCGGCGCGCGCCGCCCGGGCGCGCCCCTCGTCGGCGCCGTGCGCTTCGGCGTACGCGGCGGCGGCGTTCAGGGCCTGGGCGGTGGCGCGGCGCTCGGGGCCGGTGGGGCGCAGCAGCGCCGGCGCCATGCCGACCAGCCAGGCCCAGGCGCCCGCGGCGGCGGCCAGCGCCAGATGGCCGGGGACCTGGCCGAGGGTCTGCGGCGCGAAGAGGGAGGCGGAGCTGATGAAGGTGAGGACGACGTTGCCGGGCGGGCCGACGCGGGTGGCGTCGCACAGGACCTTCTGCGCGGCGGCCAGCAGGGCGCCGACAGTCACCAGCACGACGGCGTCGCGGGTGAGCGATGCCGTGACCAGGGCGACTGCGACGCCGCCGAGCATGCCGAGCACCACCCGGGCCAGGACCCGGGCGCGGGCGGCGTAGGGGCGGTTGTGGGCGTACAGGGCGCACAGCGACCCGGCCATGGTGTACATCGCGAGGTCGAGCCGGCCGAGCGCCAGCAGGATCAGGTTGGGCGGCGCGACGGCGGCGACCACGCTCAGGGCGGGCTTGAACCAGATGTCGGAGGGGCGTCCGGGGCGCAGCACGCCGGCCAGCGGCAGACGCCGGCGAAGGGGGATCGCGGAGGTGGGGGTCGCACTGCTCATCCACATACTTTAACAGGTGTTTTACTCGTGAAATAAACTCGGCGCGCTGTGAGCCCTCCAGTGCTCCCCGCGTACATCCTTGCGCTCGCGTGCGCGCCGCACCGCCGGGGCAGCCCTTGACCGATCGTCGGGGACGGCGGCCGGGAACCGCCCTCGAACGGCGGCCCGGCCTCGGGCGAGCGGGAGGCACGCATGCACACAGGGGGGTCGTCCGGCTGGGCACTGGTGGCGCTGTGCGCGGCGGCCGGTGCCTACTGCCTGCTGCGGATGCGCGGCGGCACGGGGGAGCAGCGCCGCGAGGCGGGCGGCGAGGCCCTCATGGGCTTCGGCATGGCCGCGATGGCCGTACCGCCCGCGGTGTTCAGCCCTCCCCCGTGGACCTGGGCGCTCTACGCAGCCGTGTTCGGCGCCGCCGGGCTGCGCGCCCTGTGGGCGGCCCGGGACCGTCCGCACCACCTGCACCATCTGGTGGGCGCGGGCGCGATGGTCTACATGGCGGTCGTGATGGCCGGCTCCCCAGGCCCCGCTCAGGGCCACGGCCACGGCGGCTCGGGGGCCGCGCCGCTGACCGGTGCGCTGCTGCTCTACTTCGCCGGGTACGTCCTGCTCGGCGGCGCCCGTCTGGTGCCGGTCGCCGCCGTCCCGGCCGACGGGCCGGCCGCCGGGTGGACCGGCCGGCCGGAGCTGGCGCGGGCGTGCCGGCTGTCCATGGGGATCGCGATGCTCGCCATGCTGCTGACGCTGTGAGGCCGGCGGGCGCGCCCGCGGCACGGCGCCCGGCGACGGGTGCGGAATCCGTCGCCGCGGTCCGCGGAATCCGTTGTCTGCGTCACTTCGCCCGGCCGGGCGTACCCCTGGCGGCGCGGCGCTCATAGGCTGCCCCCCATGATCCTCCCCGCGGTCCTGCTGCTCCTCGGTGCCCTGACCGCCGTCGTGGCTCCCCGGCTGCTGGCCCGGGCCGACTGGCCGGATCGCGAACCGGTGGTCGCCCTGTGGGCGTGGCAGTGCGTGGTGGCGGCCGTCCTGGTGTGCTGCGCGCTGTCGATGACGCTCAGCGCGGCGGCGGCCTGGCACGCGGTGGGCGGTCATGTCTTCGCCACGGCGCCGCGCGCCGTCGCGGAAGCCTATGCCCTGGGCACGGCCGGCCTGTGGGCGGCGATGACCGCGGTGGCGCTGGCGCTCGGCGGGCTGTGGAGCGCGGCCATGCTGGCCCGGGAGGTCGTACGGGCCCGGGCCCGGCGCCGGCGCCGCCGGGCCGAACTGCGGCTGCGGGCACCGCTGTTGCCGGGCGAGGTGCCCGGATCGAGCCCCCTGGTGGTCCTGGAGGGCGAGCGGCCCGATGCCTGGTGGCTGCCCGGCACTCCCCCGCGACTGGTCGTCACCACGGCCGCGCTGCGCCGGCTGAAGGGCCGGCGGCTGGACGCCGTCCTCGCCCACGAGCAGGGCCACGCGCAGGCCCGGCACGACTGGCTGCTGCACTGCTCGGCCGCGCTCGCGGACGGGTTCCCGCAGGTACCGGTGTTCGCCGCGTTCCGCGACGAGATGCACCGGCTGGTCGAACTGGCCGCCGACGACGTGGCCTCCCGGCGCTTCGGCCGGCTGACGACCGCACTGGCCCTGGTGGAACTCAACGAGGACCGGGGCGCCTTCGGCCCGTGCCCGGCCGCGCAGGCCCAGGTTCCGCAGCGGGTGCACCGGCTGCTCACCCCGCCCGACCGGCTCCCGGCCGTCCGCCGGCTGCGCCTGACGGCGGCGGCCTCCCTGGTGCCGGTGGTGCCGGTGCTGGTGGCGTTCGTGCCGGGGCTGCGCGCGCTGGGCTGACCTGCCACCGGTCCGCCACGCGGTCCGCGGGCAGGGAGTGGCCCGCGGACCCGACGTTCGGCGAGGATCGCTCCATGCACACCTCGCCCGCCGGTTCCCCGCCCCGCCCGCCGCGGTCCCGTACCGCCGTCCGCGCCGCCTGGATCCTCGCGGCGTGTTCCGCGGTGCTGCTCTGCCTCGTCGCGGCCGAGTGGCGCCCGCTGATCGCCCTGGACGGCGACATCTCCCGCACCACGCACCGCTGGGCGGTGGAGGAAGCGGGCGTCACCCGGGTCTTCCGCATCCTGACGGACTGGGTCTGGGACCCCTGGACGATGCGGCTGCTGTGCGCGGCGGTGGCCCTGTGGCTGGGTCTGCGGCACGCGGCGTGGTGGACGGCCGGCTGGCTGGCGGCGACCTGCGCGCTGGGCAGCCTGCTCCAGCAGGCGCTGAAGGCGGCGGTGGGCCGTCCCCGGCCGGTGTGGCCCGACCCCGTGGACAGCGCCCACTACGCCGCCTTCCCGTCGGGCCACGCCATGACGGCGGCGCTCGTCTGCGGTCTGCTGCTGTGGCTCCTCCACCGCCACGGCGCGGCCCGCGCGGCGCGCCTGGCCGCGCTGACCGCTGCCGTGGTCTGCGTGGCCGGGGTCGGCCTGACCCGGGTGTGGCTGGGCGTCCACTGGCCCACCGACGTCGTGGGCGGCTGGCTGCTGGGGGCCCTGGTGGTCGCGGTGGCGGTCCCGCTGCACCGGCGGTGGCGGACCGAGGCGCCGCCCGCGGCCCGGAGCGAGGAACTCCCTTCGCAGCGGGACCCGGCCGCCTGAATCCCCCTCGTTCGCATCGTGCCGGGCTCGCGAGGGCCTACGCGGAGGGCACCGGCGCGGAGACCTGCCACGGCGGGGCCGCCTCGCCCGGGCCGGGGCCCCGCCCGGTCAGGCGCGGGAAGGAACGGGCGGCGAGCAGGAAGCCGAACGTCGTCAGGACGAACGGCCAGGTGAAGGCGTGGCCGCCGGCGGGGGCGAGCAGGCCGGCGACCGCCGGTGTCACCGCGGTCGCGGTCGCCGCGCCGAGCAGCGCGTACAGCAGCGTGGCCCGCGTCGCCTCCAGGAACACCCCGCACAGCGCGAGCGCCACGAGCACCGCGTTGCAGCCCAGGGTGCCGTCGGCGATCCGCGCGGCCGGCGCCCCGAGCGCCCAGGCGGTCAGGATGCCCGTCGCGCTGCCGCAGCTGGCCACCAGTCCCGCCACCCGGCTCGCCAGGAAGACGCCCGCCAGCAGCAGCGCGCCCACGTACCAGCGGTCCAGGAAGAAGACCTGGGAGACGTTGCGGAAGAAGGCCCGCCAGACCTCCTCCGAGCGCAGCAAGGTCCGCCCCGAGGCGGCACGGGGCAGCGCGGCGAGGCTGTCGCCGTGCGGCCAGATCCGCCCGAACCCGGGCGCGGCGACCGTCACCGCACCCGCCAGCAGGCAGTACGGCAGGGTCAGCGACGGCAGGTCCCACACGCGCAGCAGCCGGACCACCGCCGCCGTGACGACCGTGACCACGGCGCAGCCCGCCGCGGCGAGCAGGACCGTGGACAGCCGGCCCGCGTCCAGGAGGACCGCGAAGCACAGGGCGACGAGGCAGGAGTTGAAGCCCTCCAGGCCCGTCTCCACCCGGTCGCGGGCCACGCCCAGCAGGCGTGCGGCACCGGTGCCCAGGGCGGCGCCCCCCAGTCCGTACGCGCCGTAGCGCCAGTCGGCCACGCAGAGCGCCAGGCAGAAGACGGCGCCCGTCCACGCGTTGGCCAGGAACATCACCTGTGCCGGGCCGCGCAGCACCTGCGCCCCGGCACCCGGGCCCGCCTGCGGACGCCGCCACCGGGCATCATCCGACCGTCGCACGTCCCGCTCACGCCCCCCAGAGAACGTTTCCACTAAGCGACATTTTCTTTCCGCCATACGATATAGCGTGCCTGGCACGCCGGACACAAGACGCGGGGGCGCGCGCGGGAGACCACCGGGCGGCGAGCCGGCGAGCGGGGAGGGGGAAAGAGAAGCCGCGGAGGGAGAGGGCGGCGGAGGAAGGGCGGCCGGAAGGCCGGAACGCCGCAGGCGGGAGACGGCACCGCGGGCAGGCGGGGCCGCCGCCCCGGACGATCCCCCGCGTCGCCCGAGGCGGACGGCAACCCGGGCCAGGCCCGCGAGGGGCCGGACCGGATGCGTTGAGTATAGTTGGCTGGCAGCCAGTCAACGCAGGAGTTTCCAGGATGTCCCCGCGCAGCGCCTCGGTCAATGAAGAGTTGCGGAGGCGTTCGAAGGAGCGGCTGCTCCAGGCCGCCGTGGAGCTGGTCGGCGAGCGCGGCTACGACGCGACGACGCTCGGCGACATCGCCGACCGGGCGGGTTCGGCCCGCGGGCTGGTGTCGTACTACTTCCCCGGCAAGCGCCACCTCGTCCAGTCCGCCGTGCACCGGCTGATGCACCGCACGCTGGAGGAGGCGCTGGAGCGGGAGCCGCACGCCGAGGACGGGCGGGAGCGGATGGCGCGGGCCATCGACGCGATCCTGGGGCTGGCCCGTGACCGGCCGCTGCTGATGCGCCAGCACATGGCCGGCCTGCTCCAGGCGGAGGGCTTCGTCCCGTGCCCGGAACAGCGGCGCCTGGCCGAGCTGCTGCGGGACACCGTCGCCCGGCACGGCTCCGGGGACGTCGACAGCGACTACCCGATGCTGCGCGCGCTGCTGATGGGAGCGGTGTACGCGGCGCTGGTGCCGGGTGTGCCGATGCCCGTGCCGGTGCTGCGGGCGGAGCTGTTCAAGCGCTATCGGCTCGACTGGGAGATGGGTGTCCCGCCGGACGCGGGGGCGTCCGGCGGGACGTGCGACAGGGATCTGTCACGGTT contains the following coding sequences:
- a CDS encoding DUF5134 domain-containing protein, producing the protein MHTGGSSGWALVALCAAAGAYCLLRMRGGTGEQRREAGGEALMGFGMAAMAVPPAVFSPPPWTWALYAAVFGAAGLRALWAARDRPHHLHHLVGAGAMVYMAVVMAGSPGPAQGHGHGGSGAAPLTGALLLYFAGYVLLGGARLVPVAAVPADGPAAGWTGRPELARACRLSMGIAMLAMLLTL
- a CDS encoding TetR/AcrR family transcriptional regulator, with protein sequence MSPRSASVNEELRRRSKERLLQAAVELVGERGYDATTLGDIADRAGSARGLVSYYFPGKRHLVQSAVHRLMHRTLEEALEREPHAEDGRERMARAIDAILGLARDRPLLMRQHMAGLLQAEGFVPCPEQRRLAELLRDTVARHGSGDVDSDYPMLRALLMGAVYAALVPGVPMPVPVLRAELFKRYRLDWEMGVPPDAGASGGTCDRDLSRFFATGTAPECRPGGHRDGRPGGPRGQSK
- a CDS encoding M56 family metallopeptidase; amino-acid sequence: MILPAVLLLLGALTAVVAPRLLARADWPDREPVVALWAWQCVVAAVLVCCALSMTLSAAAAWHAVGGHVFATAPRAVAEAYALGTAGLWAAMTAVALALGGLWSAAMLAREVVRARARRRRRRAELRLRAPLLPGEVPGSSPLVVLEGERPDAWWLPGTPPRLVVTTAALRRLKGRRLDAVLAHEQGHAQARHDWLLHCSAALADGFPQVPVFAAFRDEMHRLVELAADDVASRRFGRLTTALALVELNEDRGAFGPCPAAQAQVPQRVHRLLTPPDRLPAVRRLRLTAAASLVPVVPVLVAFVPGLRALG
- a CDS encoding urea transporter → MRRSDDARWRRPQAGPGAGAQVLRGPAQVMFLANAWTGAVFCLALCVADWRYGAYGLGGAALGTGAARLLGVARDRVETGLEGFNSCLVALCFAVLLDAGRLSTVLLAAAGCAVVTVVTAAVVRLLRVWDLPSLTLPYCLLAGAVTVAAPGFGRIWPHGDSLAALPRAASGRTLLRSEEVWRAFFRNVSQVFFLDRWYVGALLLAGVFLASRVAGLVASCGSATGILTAWALGAPAARIADGTLGCNAVLVALALCGVFLEATRATLLYALLGAATATAVTPAVAGLLAPAGGHAFTWPFVLTTFGFLLAARSFPRLTGRGPGPGEAAPPWQVSAPVPSA
- a CDS encoding phosphatase PAP2 family protein gives rise to the protein MHTSPAGSPPRPPRSRTAVRAAWILAACSAVLLCLVAAEWRPLIALDGDISRTTHRWAVEEAGVTRVFRILTDWVWDPWTMRLLCAAVALWLGLRHAAWWTAGWLAATCALGSLLQQALKAAVGRPRPVWPDPVDSAHYAAFPSGHAMTAALVCGLLLWLLHRHGAARAARLAALTAAVVCVAGVGLTRVWLGVHWPTDVVGGWLLGALVVAVAVPLHRRWRTEAPPAARSEELPSQRDPAA
- a CDS encoding FUSC family protein, translating into MSSATPTSAIPLRRRLPLAGVLRPGRPSDIWFKPALSVVAAVAPPNLILLALGRLDLAMYTMAGSLCALYAHNRPYAARARVLARVVLGMLGGVAVALVTASLTRDAVVLVTVGALLAAAQKVLCDATRVGPPGNVVLTFISSASLFAPQTLGQVPGHLALAAAAGAWAWLVGMAPALLRPTGPERRATAQALNAAAAYAEAHGADEGRARAARAAGYAAVQAAWQTLLSLPADGARAATRHALERLVVRAEVALAAPSDADPERLRTWARALRGTGRVPRTGDPRTGDSRAAADELLGVAAELGARPVPLWHRLVPLAPLGVRTALGCALAGYASLALGIGRPYWALVTAAALYQANLTLTWSRTVQRVVGNLGGALVFAAVAPLAHLGQAALVLCCLLFAFGAEALISRNYWLGTLCVTPMALLITEFTGYQEPGVLITERIVDTLVGALVGFAAAVAVTNRRAGDRVEEAVAAADRARERAARLLAEPHAAPGALDAAHRALAAALVELRATADAAAGEWWQRALPQERVVRAEQAGHRTLAAMVRRRTDAGAARPDQDTGTTTEDVRP